Proteins from one Impatiens glandulifera chromosome 2, dImpGla2.1, whole genome shotgun sequence genomic window:
- the LOC124927311 gene encoding photosystem II core complex proteins psbY, chloroplastic: MAATMATMSMLSTNSNKIPIPNKQIQKPFSLQNLPQGLSTAKAISTSTSSNSSLAPAAAAALAGVVFSTLSSCDAAFAAQQIAEIAEGDNRGLALLLPIIPAIAWVLFNILQPALNQINKMRTSKGVMIGLGLGGLTAAGMMASPEATAAEMATIAADAAAAAGTDNRGQLLLIVITPALLWVLYNILQPALNQLNKMRSD; the protein is encoded by the coding sequence ATGGCAGCAACAATGGCAACCATGTCTATGCTAAGCACAAACAGCAACAAGATTCCCATCCCAAACAAGCAAATTCAAAAACCCTTTTCTCTACAGAACCTACCTCAAGGCCTTTCAACCGCCAAGGCCATTTCCACTTCCACTTCATCTAATTCTAGTTTAGCACCCGCAGCAGCAGCCGCTCTAGCAGGAGTGGTGTTCTCGACCCTCAGTTCATGCGATGCAGCATTCGCAGCTCAACAGATAGCAGAAATTGCAGAAGGTGACAACAGGGGACTTGCCCTTTTGCTGCCGATTATACCTGCAATCGCATGGGTCTTGTTCAACATTCTACAGCCGGCTTTGAATCAGATAAACAAGATGAGGACCAGCAAAGGGGTGATGATTGGATTAGGCCTTGGGGGATTGACAGCGGCGGGGATGATGGCGTCGCCGGAGGCTACGGCGGCGGAGATGGCAACAATTGCGGCGGATGCTGCTGCGGCTGCCGGAACTGACAACAGGGGACAGCTTTTGTTGATTGTGATCACTCCGGCTCTTTTGTGGGTGCTTTACAATATTTTGCAGCCAGCTCTCAATCAGCTTAACAAGATGAGGTCTGATTGA
- the LOC124926324 gene encoding uncharacterized protein LOC124926324 yields MKKFTNILAPKYFIPSLLLSGVVILLFSLSSSSQKQSPTTTGAGEQQQQNNRPVLNSDLRIRPGYKTYDAYIQRQLNKTLNPKLRQVWTTRDWDRKINVFSKFFSQLKDHRLLQNSSRALCIGARVGQEVEALKRVGVSNSVGIDLVPYPPLVIRGDFHNQPFGNDTFEFEFSNVFDHALYPEKFIGEIERTLKPGGICVIHVSLSKRADKYSANDLYSVEPLKALFQRSELVRTRKIDGFGLDTEVVFRKKGNSELIKRF; encoded by the coding sequence ATGAAGAAATTCACCAACATACTTGCACCCAAATATTTCATTCCCTCTCTTCTACTCTCCGGCGTAGTCATCCTCTTATTCTCTCTCTCATCCTCCTCCCAAAAACAATCACCGACAACCACCGGCGCCGgagaacaacaacaacaaaataacCGTCCCGTTCTCAACTCCGATCTACGGATACGACCCGGGTATAAAACATACGACGCTTACATACAACGACAACTAAACAAGACCCTCAATCCGAAACTCCGACAGGTCTGGACAACCCGAGATTGGGATCGAAAAATCAACGTCTTTTCCAAATTCTTTTCTCAATTGAAGGATCACCGACTCCTCCAAAATTCTTCCAGGGCTCTCTGCATCGGTGCGCGGGTCGGGCAAGAAGTGGAGGCTCTGAAACGGGTCGGCGTATCGAATTCCGTGGGCATTGATCTCGTCCCCTACCCGCCCCTTGTAATCCGCGGCGATTTTCATAACCAGCCATTTGGCAACGATACCTTCGAATTCGAGTTCTCTAATGTTTTCGATCACGCGCTTTATCCGGAAAAGTTCATCGGAGAAATCGAACGGACTTTGAAACCCGGTGGAATATGCGTCATACACGTGTCTTTATCTAAACGGGCCGACAAGTACTCTGCAAATGACTTGTATAGCGTCGAACCCTTGAAGGCTTTGTTTCAACGGTCAGAGCTTGTCCGAACCCGTAAAATTGATGGGTTCGGGTTGGATACGGAGGTTGTATTCAGGAAGAAAGGCAATTCAGAGTTAATCAAACGGTTCTGA